The sequence GCCTTGATGTCAGACCAAATCCACTTCCGTGGCCGTGACTTGGTGGCTGAGGAATGCActctccatcctcgactCCTCCTTTGTGTCCATTCTCCTCGTTCCGTGCTCGCTCGTTTGCGCGTGTGAAAGCTCATCAGATAAGTATCCCGCGTTTCTGTCCACTCGGTCCAGCCTGAAAGCACCTGTGCATCGGATGAACCGGAACTCCACGAGTTATTAGACCGGCTCCTTCGCATTTAGAGCATCGTCCATTCCCCCGCCACATGCGGGCCTGCTCCGTTCTGCGCCGCATTTCACCCTCGGCCAGAGCCTGTTCGATTCCTCGCGCTTGTTCCTTTGCAACCTCGCAAAGAAGCGCTCGGATCGCTTTCTCATACGCCCGGCAGATCCAGTCCCGATCCGCTCCTCGCGTGCGCACTCACTTCACGCGATCGCAACAATTTCCCCATCACCCAACGGAGGCGTCTGCTCTGTGGTCGATCACCGTCAGCATCATCGCGGTTGGCGGAGGTGCCTGGCTCTATAATAGTTATTTCCACTCCCCGTCAGTTCCGCCGGAGACCCCTCGACCCGCTCAATCGCACGTCCCCTCCTTCCTCGGCGTCATCGACACTCTCACCACCATGCCTATCGAACCGGCTCCGGGTACCGTCGGGACGCTGACTCCCGAGCAGGAGGTCAAACTGCAGGAGTTCTGGGTCTTGACCCTCAAGGTGTTTGGTGTTCCCGTGGAGGGCCTCGATGGCAAGTCAGCCAATGCCACTCCCAAGGGCGAGACCGACGCATCGTCTGCGAATCAGAGccaagacaagaagaaggcgtCCTCGAGTAAGCGCCGCGGATGGTCGCTCTGGAACAAGGGgaatgacgaagaggatgacaGCAAAAGCAACTCCTCGTCCGCCGATCTCACCTCCAGTCTGGCCTCGATCAGCATCGATGACGGCGATGATAAGCACGGACAGTCCAAGGAGTTCCAACAAGCCCTGGTCGAGATGCAGCCCGAAGAGATCCGCACCGCATTTTGGAACATGGTGAAGCAGGACCACCCGGATGCACTGCTGCTGCGGTTCTTGCGCGCACGCAAGTGGGATGTCAAGAAGGCcttgatcatgatgatcTCGACCATGCGCTGGCGTCTGCAGGAGGTGCATGTTGACGACGACATCATGGCGAACGGAGAGGCGGAGGCTCTGCAGCTCGCATCGAGTGCGGATCccgcaaagaaaaagaagggcgAGGACTTTTTGAAGCAGCTGCGTATGGGCAAGAGTTACCTGCATGGTTGTGACAAGCGTGGCCGGCCGATCTGCGTCGTACGAGCGCGGCTTCACAAGGCGTCGGACCAGGAGGTGGACACGTTGGAGCGGTTCACGGTCTACACGATCGAGACCGCGCGACTGTTGCTTGCACCTCCCGTTGAGACGGCGGTACGTCCAGAAGTATCAATGAAGCAGCTGGTCTCCGATCTCCATGGCTAACGGTGTTTAGACTATCATTTTCGACATGACTGGTTTCACTCTGGCAAACATGGTGAGTTGGTTGTGGGGCGACGATCGGTATGACGAGCGAGGCTCATTGCTCATTCGTTCTCTCGTAGGATTACACTCCGGTCAAGTTCATGATCAAGTGTTTCGAAGCCAATTATCCCGAATCCTTGGGTTCAGTCTTGATTCACAAGGCGCCCTGGATTTTCTCCAGTACGAGTCACCTCATCTTTCCCGCCTCCCCATCTCGACCACGTTTGACATCTGACCCCCCACATTTTAGGTATCTGGAGCGTCATCAAGGGCTGGCTGGACCCCGTTGTCGCCTCCAAGATTCACTTTACGAAAAACCGCCAAGATCTGGAGGAATTCATCGCCCCGAGCCAGATCATGAAGGAGCTCGACGGCGACGAAAACTGGGAGTACAACTACGTCGAGATCAAGGAGGGTGAAAACGCCAAGATGCAAGACACCGAGACGCGCGACAAGCTGATCTCTGAGCGTCATGCTCTGGCCAAAGACATCCAGGACGTCACGATCGAGTGGTTGCGCGCAAGCTATCAGAAGAATCCCGACGCCGTCGCAGCCTCCAAGCAAAAGCGCGATGGTCTCATCGCGCAGCTCCGGGAGCAGTACTGGGTTCTGGACCCGTACATTCGCGCCCGCTCGTTGTACGACCGACTGAACATTGTCCAGGGTGGTGGCAAGATTGAGTTCTACCCTGATCGTGCTCAGAATGGCAGTGCCAATGCGGGTTCAGAACCAACGACTGCTTAACTAAATGTGTCGAATGCCCCCCGATGTCGAGTCAATGCGTTACGGTGTCGATTCCTGGACCTGGAGCGTTTGCAATAGAGGGCGAATAAGGGACAGAGCAAGAGCATCTGTGTGCTGCGTCCATCAGTGTATAGTATACCTCTTTACATTATATCGGAAGGATCGACATGTGGTTTCTACGCGTCAATAATTTAATGCATAGAACATTCGAGACTTGGCAAGTTATCTTGACACCGTGGGTGCACTGGAAGCCCTCCATgtgaaacaagaaaaaaacgAAAGAAAGATATTGCACACTCTGGCCCGGTACACTTTTCAGTTCCTCATTCCTTATCTACTTCCATACTTCCAAGACGACCAACCACGAGCAAGTCTACCATAAAAGCACAGCATTTGAAGCGAATAAACCAACACCGTACTCTGATCTGTCACGACCTAAGGTAGAAGAAACCTTGCAGCAGGCCCCACCCCTGGAGACAGGACAAAGGGCACCACGACCGGTGGAACACCCGCTTGACTCAAGTCAATACATGACCTCTTTACATCTTCGACAGAATCTCCTCGTGCAAAGCCTTGAGCTTATCCATCTCCGTCTCCTTGGTGGGCCACTGGATCCCGAGACCTTCTTTCTCGTTCGGTTTGGGGATCTATGTATTCGAGGTAGAAAACGGTTAGTAAGAAGAACATTGACTACTTATTGTCCGAGTAGTGTTTCAAGTCGGAACGACAGatgatatttttttttcgtccgCAATCAGGCGAAGGCAAGTAGGGTGCGAAATAGGTGGGTTGGGGTAGAGGGTAGATACGTACCATGTGGAAGTGAACCTGGAATCACGGGGGAGGGTTCTCAAAGTCAGTGGACTGTGGACTCTGCCAAGATACAATGATGCAAGATACAGATTTTCCAAATTGGGGAGGGTGGATACGAACGTGGTCGACAACCTGGTGCGCAATGCGCCCGTTATTTTGGAGAATGTTGAAATCGGTGGCGCCGCTGGCGAGAGCGATCTTTTTGGCGACGGGCTGCGTGATGTGATGGAATTAGCGTCCAAAGGGAAGGTctttcgaaaaaaaaaatgataATGATAATTAAAGAAGAGGtcggtgtttttttttcggtttAGATCCATTTCGAATCGAATGATTGGAAGGGAGCATGATCGATATCATGGTGCTATAGTGCAAGGACCTTGGGAGGTACTAAGCtcaaggatgaagatgacttgATAGTCCATCCATCTCTCGTCCCGTCCCGTCCCGTCCAGCTTGTCGACCTTCTCACAGTCTTGCTTGTGCGACTTTCTGCGCAAAAAGAAGTTGCAAATGCAATCGTCGGGATTCAATCAACTTACCAGGActtccagaagatcatcgtcggGGATGTCGGTCAACTTAGCACCGTGGTACTTGGGAATGACGAGCTACACCACCAAATCAGTCAAATGATTTTGTTCGAACCCAATTCCGAGTGCAGATTTGGCCGCCACAGTGCCCACACAGAgagctcgctcgctcgctcgctACCGGACCAGTCGGCTCTCACAAGATGCCAGCCCGTGTGCACATTCAACCTGAGAAGAGAATGCCGCAAGAACATACCGCATGGCCCCGGCTCAGAGGCTGGATATCAAGGAAAGCAAAGACCTTGTCGCTCTCGAAGAGCTTAAATGAAGGGATATCACCTGGACTCTAGTGGTTAATTGTTGATCGCAAGCTCCAAGCTCTCCAAGCTCAATTCCATACGTCCGCGGCGCGTCGGGCCGGGTCGAGGAGACGAATTATGCGGGGAATTAAGCCATCTGGAAGAGCTTCACGTCACAGTCCCAGCAAAGCTCGGTTGCCGCTCATGGCGGGAGCCCCGGACTTGGCAgttggggagaggaggatttacccttgatgatcttgcaGAAGATGCAGGcggcggaagaggaagacatgATGCTGTTTTGGCGATGGAGGTGGGATGTGTCAAACCGGATTCGTGGGTGGAATTGATCGAGAAAGTTTGGAAGTATTTCAGTAGATGTCAGTTCTACCATATGCGGGGTCAGCTTGCTTAGCTTAAATCGAGGGCTTTCCAATGGCTCAGGTTCGTTCTGTCGAGTGGAGAAAAAGCACATGGTGGAAATTAATCGCTGGTGACGGGAGTCGAACCCTGGCCTGGCGGACACTTCTTAACATGGTTATATGTTAATTAAGGGGCTCTCCCCCGAGGAGTGGGACAGGCTAACATAGAACCCATTTCTTGCCTTTTACCAGAGATGGCCGTGGTTTGCCCACAATACTCCTCTACTCAATCTTTGGACTTACACTGTTACGACACAGTCGTCGTAtgtttttggtttttttggcCTCCTAGGATAGCAAATGCTGCTCCGAGTGTGTTCCAGCTTTTTCTGTTTAATTTTGCCTTGTTTGTGAGCTCGTATTGGTAGGTTTCTGAAAAAAGGTGCGTGTATTTAGTGTTCCAATTCGCGGTGTGCATAcggcccccccccccccccaaaaaggaagaacCACAAAGCCACGGACGTGTGCCACGATGCTCGACACAGTTCTCTTGGGATGTGGTAAAGCAGTTATGAAAGGAAACCACCTGCTCGCCAAATTGCCAGCCACCTTAATTCTTGAGCGATTTACATCACCATTTCCTTTGAAGATAGCAACCCAACTCGGTCCAGCGCAAAGGCAACGGCGTTCAACAATCCGTAGAACAACATGGGGATAAGCCCAAAAAAGATGTTTCCGATAATTCCGCGTCGACGAATGGTCTCTTCCAATTCTGTACGGGCAATTTGCGGTGCAACCGGCGACTTGAATGGACCAAGCAACCGATAGAATGTGACAAAGGAAGCACCAAAACAATAGACGAGGAGGATCCGCAGTCCATGTTCACGGTATAACTCCCAGAGCCCCGGCGCACCACCAAAATCACGGGCAAGTGTACTCATGTAGGCGCTGTGATCTACACCATACTGAATACGGGACCCTTTGGCCGCAAGGAGGTGATAGTGCGGAGAATCTGTCGGCAGATCCATTTTACCCGTAATGAGGGCAGTCCACCACATGGCTTGCTGCTCCGCAATGGGAGGGATTGCTCCGACACCTGGTCGAACGAATCCAATAAAGGCAACGTCTGGATGGGACGGGTTGACAATATTGCGGATCTGGGCATCTGCTGCTGTGGGATAGGTGCCGTCAAGGTACGGGAACGTTTGCTTGTATCTTGCGCGAGGTCAGTTTGGGGTTGATGCGGCCAGGATTGCGCGTTTCAGACGCCAAAGGATAGCTCACCCGCTACAATACACAACACAATCCGGCTTGACCACCCGATTCTTCATTCGCTGCCAATCTTTTCGCTGAGGATTCTCGTGGAAATGAACCTGGCCGGTTTCGTCAATGTACTCTGGCCAGGTACAAGTGTCCACGACGCGGTCCGAGTTGGCGTCCTCTGGTGGATCAATGTAGCGATTTCCAATGCAAGCGAGGAATGGGTTGTGTGTCTTGTATGGCCGGTTGAGGTACGGCATTGCCTTGTTGCTCTTGTTGAGAAAGACGTATGCTCGACCCAACCGCTCTTTCGGGAGACCACCAACATGCTGGTTCATCCCAGCCTGAGTTCCAGTCAGGAACCAGAGGACGCGCTTGATGACAAAGTCAGAGACGAACCAGCGCAGTCGACTCTGAGCGATCGCTCGGTGCACATATGCAGTTTCGAATAGATTGGTGATGAGACCGTCGATGGGAAGACCTCCACTGAACGTCTTACCAAAGACTTGGAATCGGCTTAGTTGCTTCGGGAACGACAGAAAGCCTGTGCGAAAGCACATCATCACTGATTGCGCGTCGGCCTTGATAGACTCGTAGGCAATATCTGCGCGTTGTCAGCAAGAGGAGTTCAAGAGTCAAGCCAGATGGACCGACCCATTGCCGTTTCGCCACACCCGAGGACCAACACATTACGGCCTGCTACCTGAGAGCGGCCTTTGTACTGCGATGAGTGAAACACGTCTCCTTTGATATGCTCGATACCTGGGATGTTGGGGATATTGGGCTCGACATGAAGCCCGGTGCAGACTGCGATGTGGGTACATTCATAGTATCCTTCCGTCGTGTTGTCTGCATCGGTCCTATCGAGATACTTGACCCGATGTTTCCACTCGGAGTCATGTGGTAATCGCTCCACAGAAATGACGGGGCAGTTGAGCTTCATGTGTGCACCCAGGTTAAATCTTGTAACATAAGAGCGAAGATAATCCACGTATCCTGGAAGTGATACATGGTCCGGGCTGTTGAGTGGCAGCCGGTGATCCGAGAAGGTGGTCAACTGTTTGCTGCTGACCAGTTCTGCATTCTCATAGGCTCGATAATTGAAAGTGCCTCCAATATCCGCCTCGCTGTAGAAGTACATGAGTATAAAAGCTCATGGTGAAGTGACTGGGCAGAATCTAATGTATACTCACGCCTCGAAAAGACAAGCTTCAATCTGATGTTCCGATGTTGAAGCTTCAAGCAGGGTCTTGAGGGTTGCCAATCCTCCCGGACTATACATGAAGTAAGGTTAGAACTCGGTGACATCTCATCGATGCTTGCTTAAGATTATAGCTCACCCGCCACCGATGACTGCTACTCGCATTATCATAGTCGACTCGTTTGGAAGAGATTTACTATCTCATTCAGCAGATGTGGGAGGATCTGAGTCGCGGTGTGCAGTCGAGGCCTGTAAGGTTTGGAGCTCTGCTTCTGTGACCGGTTTCCCGCATGGGCGCCAGGACAGATCGGGAAGGTTGGAAGAAGGGTCGATCGCCAcatgtcttttctttttcttttttttacttttcgCTGCAATGGAGCTCTTTAATATGGGTATCGACTAGAGAGATATGAGAATTAGAGATTCCTGAAGAGTCATGATCAAGATTACGGGGACATGCTTGATCTGATATTGCCAAGAGATTTCGATGATCCGATTGACACTCGGCCATTCTCCATAATTTAGCTGGATGTGGAAGTGACTTGTTCATGCACCCTCAGTCTGGTTAGCTCCCGAGTACTGTGCCTCTCTCGTTGAAAGCTTCCTTCCACAGCACAGCGTATTCCATCGATGGGCAATCAGAGGCTGCATGGTGGAAAATAAATGAGCTCATACTCCAGTAATCAAATGAGGCTTTGGGTGTTGCAATTCTATTCAATGCGACTGTGtaagaaaagggaaattgtTCATTTGGCTTACATGGTAAAGTGATGATTCTGGCAGTATGTCTCTAGAAGGGGAAATTTTCTATCGAAATGGGGTAATCTCTCCCTGGCAGGTTCACCAGTTGGTAAAGAGAGTTTTGTGGTGACATAAGGCATGCAGTTTTAACAAACCTTTGAGATCTTCAAGTGTTCGGTATTGACCTTACTACAGCATGCGAGGCGCTTAGTATTGTCGCCGTACCGTAGAGGAAAGAGCCTGTCCAATCATAATAGCTGAAATTGTCAGGTCTTGTATAAGATGACCTGCCTTGAGCAGTGATGAAGAATGCCTGGTATCGGTTATGAGTCAAAGTATCAGGAGTGACTACAATcatagtttttttttaaaataGTCCTCTCTACCCATGTTTGGATTCGTCGCAATCGACGCAGGAGGAGGACAGTGCTGGTGCAGCGAGTGGTCACCGAATTAGGACTAGCGCCAGAGTCCCGTGTTCCCGAATTGCAGGCGGGATGGGATCACTGCGAAAGACCCGTTCCAACTGCTTCTCATCAACGCCAGATCGGCAACCAACTCCTCTCCACAAGGTCTCGCGAGCGATCCGTTGAGACCATGCAGAAGTGCCGGTCAATTAACCCTGCTCTGGGGTCCCGAGCCTTCGCTCCCGCCCCGCGCGTCCAGGTCCAGTTCCAGCGTCGCAACCTCCAGGATGTCGCCATTACTCGCACTGGACGGCCCGTTCTGAAGGTTCAAGGTGGTCGGTGAGTGGTCAATGGTGTCTTTGCGTGGTCAATTGTGCTTCACTAACGTGCTTGCGTCCTCTCAGCTCGTCTCTCGGAGGTATCACTCGGCCCTCGCCCCATTCGATCTGGAGCGGCAGTGCGGATTGTACTCACCATTTGCTTTCTAGGCCACACTGCGACTG comes from Penicillium oxalicum strain HP7-1 chromosome I, whole genome shotgun sequence and encodes:
- a CDS encoding CRAL-TRIO domain-containing protein, with protein sequence MRACSVLRRISPSARACSIPRACSFATSQRSARIAFSYARQIQSRSAPRVRTHFTRSQQFPHHPTEASALWSITVSIIAVGGGAWLYNSYFHSPSVPPETPRPAQSHVPSFLGVIDTLTTMPIEPAPGTVGTLTPEQEVKLQEFWVLTLKVFGVPVEGLDGKSANATPKGETDASSANQSQDKKKASSSKRRGWSLWNKGNDEEDDSKSNSSSADLTSSLASISIDDGDDKHGQSKEFQQALVEMQPEEIRTAFWNMVKQDHPDALLLRFLRARKWDVKKALIMMISTMRWRLQEVHVDDDIMANGEAEALQLASSADPAKKKKGEDFLKQLRMGKSYLHGCDKRGRPICVVRARLHKASDQEVDTLERFTVYTIETARLLLAPPVETATIIFDMTGFTLANMDYTPVKFMIKCFEANYPESLGSVLIHKAPWIFSSIWSVIKGWLDPVVASKIHFTKNRQDLEEFIAPSQIMKELDGDENWEYNYVEIKEGENAKMQDTETRDKLISERHALAKDIQDVTIEWLRASYQKNPDAVAASKQKRDGLIAQLREQYWVLDPYIRARSLYDRLNIVQGGGKIEFYPDRAQNGSANAGSEPTTA
- a CDS encoding Hit family protein 1; protein product: MSSSSAACIFCKIIKALPDGLIPRIIRLLDPARRAADSPGDIPSFKLFESDKVFAFLDIQPLSRGHALVIPKYHGAKLTDIPDDDLLEVLPVAKKIALASGATDFNILQNNGRIAHQVVDHIPKPNEKEGLGIQWPTKETEMDKLKALHEEILSKM
- a CDS encoding Monooxygenase is translated as MIMRVAVIGGGPGGLATLKTLLEASTSEHQIEACLFEAEADIGGTFNYRAYENAELVSSKQLTTFSDHRLPLNSPDHVSLPGYVDYLRSYVTRFNLGAHMKLNCPVISVERLPHDSEWKHRVKYLDRTDADNTTEGYYECTHIAVCTGLHVEPNIPNIPGIEHIKGDVFHSSQYKGRSQVAGRNVLVLGCGETAMDIAYESIKADAQSVMMCFRTGFLSFPKQLSRFQVFGKTFSGGLPIDGLITNLFETAYVHRAIAQSRLRWFVSDFVIKRVLWFLTGTQAGMNQHVGGLPKERLGRAYVFLNKSNKAMPYLNRPYKTHNPFLACIGNRYIDPPEDANSDRVVDTCTWPEYIDETGQVHFHENPQRKDWQRMKNRVVKPDCVVYCSGYKQTFPYLDGTYPTAADAQIRNIVNPSHPDVAFIGFVRPGVGAIPPIAEQQAMWWTALITGKMDLPTDSPHYHLLAAKGSRIQYGVDHSAYMSTLARDFGGAPGLWELYREHGLRILLVYCFGASFVTFYRLLGPFKSPVAPQIARTELEETIRRRGIIGNIFFGLIPMLFYGLLNAVAFALDRVGLLSSKEMVM